The DNA sequence TTTAGGATTTATTGAGTTCATCAATGGTTTGTTGGAAGGCGGCGATGTCGGCAAAACTCAAATACACGGAGGCAAAGCGGATATAGGCGACATGGTCGAGGGTTTTCAAGCCTTCCATAACCCATTGTCCGATTTGCTCGGAAGAGATTTCGCGTTCGCCGCTGCTGCGCATTTGCTGCTCAATGTGATGAATCAGGGCGCTGATTTGCTCGGCGCTGACCGGTCGTTTTTCACAGGCGCGCAGCAGTCCGCGCCGTAGTTTGTCCGCCG is a window from the Suttonella indologenes genome containing:
- the nrdR gene encoding transcriptional regulator NrdR encodes the protein MHCPICNHPETKVVDSRLVAEGEKIRRRRECLNPDCLARFTTYEVAEIHIPTVIKQNGDRESYSADKLRRGLLRACEKRPVSAEQISALIHHIEQQMRSSGEREISSEQIGQWVMEGLKTLDHVAYIRFASVYLSFADIAAFQQTIDELNKS